The Toxotes jaculatrix isolate fToxJac2 chromosome 17, fToxJac2.pri, whole genome shotgun sequence genomic interval CTGCAAACTTGCAGCCCATGACTGCAGCCAAACCCACAGCTCCCAGGCCAAACACAGCACATGTGGATCCTGGTTCCACCTGAAGAGGCAAAAACATGGAACTTTAGGCTGGACTCCTTGATGTTCTATTCAAGTTCTATTCCCATAAAACATACACACCTTTGCAGTATTAACTGCTGCTCCAAATCCTGTGCAGACTGCACAGCCAAGAAGACAGACTTTGTCCAGAGGGGCAGCGGGGTCGATCTTTGCCACAGCAATCTGGTTCAAAACAGTGTACTCAGAGAAGGTGCTGGTTCccacaaactgcagcacctTCTTCCCTTTACAGGTAAACCTGGAGTCTGGTGCTGCCATCACGTCATAACCATGAGCAGCCCTGAACAAAGAATTtgaacaaagtaaaaataaagcCTGAAACTAAATTGGTgaattgtttctgtttcattagAGGCTGCAACAAATATTTATTGACATGATCTATGTGCCCGAGAAGTGAAATCCAAAATATTCTGAAGACATGTTATCATGGGGTATTATCAGACAGCACCTAAAATTAAAGTTATGTTGGATAAAATGTACCATCAAAACGGTTTATCAGTGATGAATGAGATTAATGATTTCGAAGGAAGGCAAGATGGGCTGGAGGTGAATGTTGACTCACCAGCCTTCCTCACACTGGTTGGTCTTTGGACTCTTGCAGAAGCGACATTTTCTACAGTTGGGCAAACCCAAAGGGATAACCTTGTCTCCTGGAAGATAAAAGATAATAATGCTGCCATGTTAAATTAATTTTAGTCCACCTGTCAAAAAGTTAAATCAAATGTGAGATAAGTGTGTTTCCTTTGGGTGGGCTTCAACTGACCTGGCTGGAATTCAGTAACTCCCGGCCCAACACTCTCCACAATCCCCGCTCCCTCATGGCCGAGGACTATTGGGAAGCCATCGTTACGCTTACACTCAGAAAGGTGGTGAAGGTCTGTATGGCACACCCCGGTTGCTACAATCTGAATCCAAAACAGTAACCATACAGTGAAAACACTTGAACATTTGGGTATTGTGCTTTTTCTGAAGGTCCATTAGCAGTTTTCGACTACAAGGGGAATAAAGACTTGCAAAAGGACAtgccataataataataagacagACCAAAATGCTTATCCCACTAATGTTGGCTCTAtgccacatacttcatccataCCCTCTGTTTATGTCCCTGACCGTTTGAAAACTGTTTGCATTCAACCACTCTTAAAAAAATCTGGCCTTGAACTTTGACAACTATTAAACACTCTctaaattatctttttttttgctattgaCACTAGTTGACCACAGGATTCTGGCAGATAGACCCCAGCACCACCTCATCAGCCTTTCAACCTTGAAATGGTTTAGCTCTTACTCTTAGAATAGAGGGGGTTCTGTTTCCGTTGTTGAGTATTTCACATCCCTCCACTGTAAACTCTGGAGAAAACCAGAGATCCATCTTTGGGCATTTTTTTCTCGCTGTAAATGCTCCGACTTGGTTATATAAGTTGAAAGAATGGCACTTCATTCCACCTCTATGCAGATgatacacacatgtatataccagtgaaaaatgacatttcctCTACCGTTTCCACCTTAAGGGCATTGTTTAACAGATACAAAGGATTGGGTGTTAGCAAACTAACTTTCTTCAACTGAacttcaacaaaaacaacatttatatTATTAAATCTGCTTTTGTGCATGAGCAAATCCAGTCACCACTTGGTCTACTGtgcaaatatttttcttctgtcagaAACCTTGGTGTGATTTTTGACCCCAGCCTCATCTTTGAAAACCTTGATATTTTGGAGTTTTACAGATACTGTATCCATCATACATGTGCTCATTTCCTTCGGACTTCATTACTGCAATGGTCTCTTAGCTGGTATAAATCAGAAACCACTTCACATACTCCAAATTGtttaaaatgctgcagccagACTCCCTGCTACTCAAAGTACCAGATGATTGACCTTTTCTTCAACTGTCTTAATGTTGTGTTCCCTTTCAACAGTCTCTGCTGCCATCAGAAACTTGttggagaaaacacaagcagccagtCACCACTCTTCTAATTCACACAGGTTATCTTTGTAGCCATTATAGCCTCAAGGTTACATATTAGTTATATTTTTGAGGAAGCCCATATCAGCTACagtggtggtgttgttgttttggtggcTCCTTGAGTAGGCTCCGTAACTACACCATGACACCTTAATGTACATGAGTGTGTCGTGATAGTGGATATCTCTCACCTTGATGCGGACCTCATTGGCCTGGGGTGGGGCTACCTCTATTTCCTCAATCACCAGAGGCTTGTTTGGCTCCCAGGCCACTGCTGCCTTGCATTTGATGACCTTGAGGACAATGACACAGCATGAAATTGAGTACCATAAAATTCTAGGACCATAACTGGTGACTGGTGCAGCTAAACTATACTAGTATGAGTTGCCAGAAAGGTATTGGTGTGCCAGAATCTTTTCCTGGAACCCTTCAGGCATCcactcaagtttttttttttgtaatttcaggTTCATTAACATCAACATGCTACATCAGCCAGAACTGTGGTGTAATGTTCTGGCCACTGAAATGTTCTCCTACATACTTGGAAGGGGAGGGGTAAGGGGCGAGGTATTCGGTTGGGTGAAATCTCAATCAATCAAACAGTATTATTAAATTTAAGGCTGGCAAATCAGTTGTCATACTTGGTGAATGAAGtggttttcttcatttttggccatttttattCCACTGTGGAACCACAGTGAATTCACTGACGTTCactgttatcttttttttttttttttttggcttactCGCCAAAAAAGATAAGGCTGTCATCACTGCTAATATCAACAAttgtgtaaaactgaaatatttgcAGCCTTTGCCCAGTCAAAACAGGGTGCGCAACATTTCACTAGGGCATTTCACTGGACTTTACTTCTTTAAATGTGTAAGATAAGTACACACTTAATGtagtaaaaacaataattttaatCTGATTTTAGAGAAATAAACATGCATATGCACAGAGAATTCACATTCACAATTTACAGACTATTTGCACTACTGCGAATACTACAGATCACTCTTACACTGCTAAACTTGTTCATTTGGTTTTATgcagtatactgtatgttataCTGTAGTCTTCACACTGCTAAAATAAGTCTAAATCTGAATCTAAATCTAAGAGTTACATTTAAACAGAGCACTTAAAGACTCAATAAACATTATTTACACTTCCAGAGTTGTCAGGTATAAGATCAAATATATTACACAGTTCAACCAATGAATTAAATATtgcattcaaaaacaaaatgcatagAAATTTGAAAACAGGCTATGATCACTTAAGAATTTCATAATATTCAAGTAAAATATTCTGATGCAAGCTTTGTCTGTCTATTTGAGAAACTATTTGATAAAATATCACAGTTGTACTTATGAATACTCCTATACTGAATTGTGCACCTACCTTACCAGCTGTGGCCATTTTTGCAGAAAAGATTAGTGAcaaaaaatgagagaggagtTGAGAAAGATAAACAAGAGCTACTGTACCAGAGAGTGAGAGGCAAAGAACTTGGAGGTTTAAATACTACTGCAAGAAAAAAGTGGTTATGCAACAATTTAGATGGGCAGGGACTTTGTCACTGGTTATCAACTATAATTCTTCCTCAATTAAATTTGTGCCCAGTCTCGTCCATCCAGACTCATATAATATATGCAGTGAAGACTTTGCAGGAACTTAATAAAAGGCATTAAGTggatttttatcattattagcATACaaattattgattttatttattatgacCCAAGATGTGTTTTGTGAgtttgcatttagtttgaatccAAGTGAACGTTTGTGCCACATTTGAAGAAAGATATTGTGTTCATGAGAATTGGACAGATGGACAAGTGGGCAACCTGAACACAAAATGTTTGggtaaaaactgtaaacagactGTGTACATAAAGTTTTGTGGACAGCTGAATCTTGTTCCTATGGCATACAGCATAACAAAACCCCAACACAAACAAGGAATTCACAGACCCCATCTGTTTAGAACATTTATTTCTTGTGTATATGATTATTGTGTTAAGCTTCAGTAAATCACAGTTGCAGGTCATTAAATGAAAGCattaaatgactgaaagaaaCATGGTGGTCTCATTGTGGAGAAACATTTATAACCGTCCGGATGCtgtggagcaaaaacaaaacagacacttGTTAATTCTTTGTGTAGCTACTTAGTGAATCATGAATAGTGGAGAAAGTATAAAGATACCATTTGCCATGGTTCATCAGCTCAAAGGCATCATTGACCTGGTCCAACGTCATGTTGTGAGTGATAAACTCATCCAGCTTCACCTTCTTGTCCAGGTAGGCTTTAACCATCTCAGGCACACCATCCTTACCCTTAAAGCCTGAGccacagaggaaagaaacataataaaatatgaacaaatacAGTCTTATCTTTCAAATACTGGTTGACTGAATGCAGAGGGGCCTACAGAAAAGTCAGTCGATAATGATGATCATATTTGTCTGAAAGGCGTCTCACCTCCAAAGATGGAGCCCTTCCATGTGCGTCCAGTCATGAGCTGAATGGGTCGAGCAGCAAAGTCATATGAGTTTGTCCAGCCAACAATCACGCTGACACCCCAGCCTTTAACACAAGACTCCAAGGCACTGCGCTGAGAAAATTAATAATATAGAAAAGAATCTTAAAAACAATCCCCCTTTCTCAGCCAATTTACATTAAATCTTTATGCAAACCTTGCTATCCGCCTCACCATGACTTCCACATTCCCGACACATTCCAGGGAGAAGTCCACTCCTCCATCAGTCATCTCATGCAGCACTTGGCTGATGGGTTTATTGTGATCCTTGGGGTTCACAAAGTCGGTCGCGCCAAACACCTTAGCCTTCTCAAACTTGTCTGGATTGATGTCAACAACAATAATCCTCTTGGCTCCTGCAAACTTGCAGCCCATAACTGCAGCCAAACCCACAGCTCCCAGGCCAAACACAGCACATGTGGATCCTGGTTCCAcctgaagagacaaaaacatggaaCTTTAGGCTGGACTCCTTGATGTTCTACTCAGtaataaacagcagtttttcctGACTACTACTACATGTTGAACTATTGCGTACACACCTTAGCAGTATTAACTGCTGCTCCAAATCCTGTGCAGACTCCACAGCCAAGAAGACAGACTTTGTCCAGAGGGGCAGCGGGGTCGATCTTTGCCACAGCCATCTGGTTCATCACAGTGTACTCAGAGAAGGTGCTGGTTCccacaaactgcagcacctTCTTCCCTTTACAGGTAAACCTGGAGTCTGGTGCTGCCAACACATCATAACCACGAGcagccctgaaaaaaacaatttgaacaaaatgaaaataaagcctGAAATTAAATTGGTgaattgtttctgtttcattagAGGCTGCAACAAATATATGTTGACCTGATCTATGTGCATGAGAATTGAATTCCAAAATATTCTAAAGACATGTTATCATGTGGTTTTATCAGACAGCACCTAAAATTAAGACATGTTGGAAAAAATGTACCATCAAGAGGTTTTATAACTTTAACAGTGATGAATGAGATTAATGATTTAGAAGGAAGGCATGATGGGCTGGAGGTGAATGCTGACTCACCATCCTTCCACACACTGGTTGGTCTTAGGACTCTTGCAGAAGCGACATTTTCTACATTGGGACAAACACAAAGGGATAACCTTGTCtcctgaaacataaaaaaagaatgttGCCATGTTAAGAGAATTTTAGTCCACCTGTCAAAATGTTACAACAAATCAAATGTGAGATAAGTGTGTTTCCTTTGGGTGGGCTTCAACTGACCTGGCTGGAATTCAGTAACTCCCGGCCCGACGCTCTCCACAATCCCCGCTCCCTCATGGCCGAGGACTATTGGGAAGCCATCGTCACGCTTACACTCAGAAAGGTGGTGAAGGTCTGTATGGCACACCCCGGTTGCTACAATCTGAATCCAAAACAGTAACCATACAGTGAAAACACTTGAACATTTGGGTATTGTGCTTTTTCTGAAGGTGCATTAGCAGCTAAAGAAGgacataatataataatatgatGTAGGCTTATGAGTGTTTCTACCATCAGACAGACTAACATTCCTATCCCACTAAACTCCTGAAGAGAATGTTGGCTCTtttccacatactttatccataTCCTCTGCTTGTGTCCCTGACCAAAATCTGCCTTGAGCCATCGAACTTCAATAATTATAAACCAATTTCTAAATTATCTTTTATTGCTAAAGTCCTTGAAAAGACTGTGTCCTTACAACTCCTGGGTGCCCTGAAAGATGAACCTCATAAAAAGTTTTAGGTTTGAAAGAGAACAACAGCACTGAGACTGCCCTTATTAGGGTAACAAATGAAATCGCAGAGACTGTAGTTAAAAATGAATGCTCTGTCCTCATAGTGTGAGATTTTTCCACAGCTATGGACATTTCCTCTACCATTTCCACCTTAAGGGCATTTTTTAACCGATATAAAAGATCCGATGTTTGCAAACTAACTTTCTTCAACTGAACTTTGACAAAAACGTTTATATTATCAGCTCCGCTCTTGTGCACGAGCAAATCCAGTCACTACTTGGTCTACTGtgcaaatatttttcttctgtcagaAACCTTGGTGTGATTTGGtttaaaatgctgcagccagACACCACTCTTCCAATTCACACAGGTTATCTTTGTAGCCATTATAGCGTCAAGGTTACATATTAGTTATATTTTTGAGGAAGCCCATATCAGCTACAGTATGGTGTTGTTTTGGTGGCTGCTTGAGTAGGCTCCGTAACTACACCATGACACCTTAATGTACATGAGTGTGTCGTGATAGTGGATATCTCTCACCTTGATGCGGACCTCGTTGGCCTGGGGTGGGGCTACCTCTATTTCCTCAATCACCAGAGGCTTGTTTGGCTCCCAGGCCACTGCTGCCTTGCACTTGATGACCTTGAGGACAATGACACAGCATGAAATTGAGTACCATAAAATTCTAGGACCATAACTGGTGACTGGTGCAGCTAAACTATACTAGTATGAGTTGCCAGAACGGTATTGGTGTGCCAGAATCTTTTCCTGGAACCCTTCATGCATCCActcaaggttttttttgtaatttcaggTTCATTAACATCAACATGCTACATCAGCCAGAACTGTGGTATAATGGTCTGGCCACTGAAAAGTTCTCCTACATGCTTGGAAGGGGAGGGGGTAAggtcatttttattcatttttggccatttttattCCACTGTGGAACTACAGTGTATTCACTGACTTCTGACGTTATCTTTTTTGGCTTTCTAGCCAGAAAAGATAAGCCTTTCATCACTGCTAATATCAACCGTTGTGTAAAACTGTTTGGAAAAATTCGCAGCCTTTGCCAAGGCAAAACAGGGTGTGCAACATTTCACTGGGGCATaggggacagagggagacaacTGAAATGACTTTACTGCATTAAGTGTGTACGATAAATACATACTTAATggagtaaaaatatttttaatctgATTTTAGAGAAATAAACATGCATATGCACAGAGAATTGTCTTTAAACACTTCATTAGAGCACTTAAAGACTcaataaacattatttaaacTTTCAAAGTTGTCAGGTATAAGCTCAAATATATTACACAGTTCAACCAATGAATTAAACATtgcattcaaaaacaaaatgcatagaaatttgaaaacattttatgatCACTTAAGAATTTCATAATATTCAAGTAAAATATTCTGATGCAAGCTTTGTCTGTCTATTTGAGAAACTATTTAAAATATCACAGTTGTACTTATGAGTACTCCTATACTGAATTGTGCACCTACCTTACCAGCTGTGGCCATTTTTGCAGAAAAGATTAGTGAcaaaaaatgagagaggagtTGAGAAAGATAAACAAGAGCTACTGTACCAGAGAGTGAGAGGCAAAGAACTTGGAGGTTTAAATACTACTGCAAGAAAAAAGTGGTTATGCAACAATTTAGATGGGCAGGGACTTTGTCACTGGTTATCAACTATAATTCTTCCTCAATTAAATTTGTGCCCAGTCCCGTCCATCCAGACTCATATAATATATGCAGTGAAGACTTTGCAGGAACTTAATAAAAGGCATTAAGTGGATTTTATCATTATTAGCATTTGAATTATTGAGTTATGACCCAAGATGTGTTTTGTGAGTTTGCGTttgctttgacctttgaccaccaaattgGATTCAGTTGACCATTAAATCCAAGTGAACGTTTGTGCCACATTTAAAGAAAGATATTGTGTTCATGAGAATTGGACAGATGGACAAGTGGGCAACCTGAACACACAATGTTTgggtaaaaactgtaaaaaacaaacaaaaaaaaaacaaaaaacaaaaacaaaacaaaaaaactgtacagaaaaaaaattcaaccatGTTGTCAGTCACTAATCCTCAAACCTGCCGTGGAAGCTGTATGTAGCTGAGTTGGCTTGTACAAGCAGCAACCCCAACAGATGATGACAATCAGTTTTTATGACCCATAGTTGTGTTTCATCttcaaaagtgaaaatgttcagtttgaaaATACAGTTAAGTGTGTAAGCTAAGAAGAAGTACTGGTAAAATCCAGATGGTGCAGTGAAAAACGTGACAAGAACACTTCTGTCACACAAACCAAAGAGTTTAGAGACTGTGTACAGGAAGTTTTGTGAATAACTGAATGTTGTTCCTATGgcatacaacacaacaaaaccccAACACAAACAAGGAATTCACAGACCCCATCTGTTTAGAGCAGGGGTCGACAACCCACAGCTCTAGAGCcacatgtggctctttcatccctctgctgtggctccctgtgactttggaaaataaataatgagtatttaatttaaatgtattttttattttagtttattgttttttttaaaacataattctaaatttgaagattatggtgatcttgtaacattaaaataaaacgtttttaattttCGTCACAACCACCAATGCGCGACACCTGGCGACAAAATTTCTTGAGCTTTTCGACCCCCGGTAGGTAAATCCAAGTTTAACAGACGACAGCTTACAGTCCTGATGTGCAGACGCTGTGTGCTGAGGTTCAGGAGCAAAAATCACATTAACcaggtaaaataaatattttaattataggCTACTATTTTGCAAATATATATTTCACATTGTTAAGTGAAATAGGCCTTTTCTGTTCAGGTTGACGGCTGACTACACGCTCCAGTACACGCCATAAAATGATGacggaacacagaagcagacggtatttttggttcgctgcaggtggataatttaagtatgaatttttatttcataaatacgaggaggactcaaatagacatggagtattttatttgaaagtaagcaTCAACCAAGCGTCTTTTTTTCGGAGTtcgaaatgtttttgttacatgcaaaaataaaattttatgtTCTCTGTAtcagttcactgatttcataaatgcaacacactatagttttttatacatagcatacaggttaaagaaaaaaacgatatatgcagcatcctcattttagatgtcaaagggttttgtggctccaggtgttttcttttctatgGGATATGGTCCAAATGactctttgagtatttaaggttgctGACCAATggtttagagcatttatttctCTCCATAAGGACTTAAACATGTTTAGTTTTTGCTTACATTGCATTGTGTATATGGTTATTGTGTTAAGATTCAGTAAAACACAGTTGCAGGTCATTAAATGAAAGCattaaatgactgaaagaaaCATGGTGGTCTCATTGTGGAGAAACATTTATAACCGTCCGGATGCtgtggagcaaaaacaaaacagacacttGTTAATTCTTTATTTGTGTAGCTACTTAGTGAATCATGAATAGTGGAGAAAGTATAAAGATACCATTTGCCGCGGTTCATCAGCTCAATGGCATCATTGACCTGGTCCAACGTCATGTTGTGAGTGATAAACTCATCCAGCTTCACCTTCTTGTCCAGGTAGGCTTTAACCATCTCAGGCACACCATCCTTACCCTTAAAGCCTGagccacagaggaaacaaatagaataaaataagaacaaatATAGTTTTATCTTTCAAATACTGGTTGACTGAATGCAGAGGGGCCAACAGAAAACTCAGTCAATAATGATGATCATACTTGTGTCAGGGAGGAGGCTCGGAAAAGAACTCAAATGCATGACTCCAGAACAGAGGGATAAAAGGCAAAGGCTAGTCTTTAATACAGTGTTGGTACACAGGAAGGCAGTCCAAAAAGTCAGGCAGAGGTATCCAAATCAAGAGGAAAAAGGCAAAAccataagaaaaacaaactaggtcaaaaaacacacaaggagtaacacaaggaaacaaatgcTGGAACTCTTGACACTACAGACTAAGATGATCTGGGACAGACAAAGGGGCaggcaagacttaaatacactagggggcgggaagaacaattaaacacaggtgaaaactaTAAAGGCGGGGCAGGTAATCAgaattggagggaaaacaccagagggcaggaagtgaatctagaactaaacaaacaggaaaatatttcaaaataagacatgaacCAAACATGAAAGGCAACACAAGGAAatattcatcagaccaggcttaAGGGCTAGACATGACAATTTGTCTGAAAGGCGTCTCACCTCCAAACTGGCAGCCCTTCCATGTGCGTCCAGTCATGAGCTGAATGGGTCGAGCAGCAAAGTCATGCGAATTTGTCCAGCCAACAATCACGCTGACACCCCAGCCTTTGACACAAGACTCCAAGGCACTGCGCTGAGAAAATTAATAATATAGAAAAGAATCTTAAACACAATCCCCCTTTCTGAGCCAGTTTACATTGAATCTTTATGCAAACCTTGCTATCCGCCTCACCATGACTTCCACATTCCCGACACATTCCAGGGAGAAGTCCACTCCTCCATCAGTCATCTCATGCAGCACTTGGTTGATGGGTTTATTGTGATCCTTGGGGTTCACAAAGTCGGTCGCGCCAAACACCTTAGCCTTCTCAAACTTGTCTGGATTGATGTCAACAACAATAATCCTCTTGGCTCCTGCAAACTTGCAGCCCATGACTGCAGCCAAACCCACAGCTCCCAGGCCAAACACAGCACATGTGGATCCTGGTTCCACCTGAAGAGGCAAAAACATGGAACTTTAGGCTGGACTCCTTGATGTTCTACTCAGTAATAAACAGCAGTTCTCCTTGATTACTACTACATGTTGAACTATCGCATACACACCTTAGCAGTATTAACTGCTGCTCCAAATCCTGTGCAGACCCCGCAGCTAAGAAGAAAGACTTTGTCCAGAGGGGCAGCGGGGTCGATCTTTGCCACGGCCATCTGGTTCATCACAGTGTACTCGGAGAAGGTGCTGGTTCCCATAAACTGCAGCACCTTCTTCCCCTTACAGGTAAACCTGGAGTCTGGTGCTGCCAACACATCATAACCACGAGCAGCCCTGAACAAAGAAtttgaacaaagtcaaaataaagCCTGAAAGTAAACTAGTGAACTGATTCTGTTTCATTAGAGGCTGCAACAAATATTTGTTGACCTGATCTATGTGCCAAAGAACTGAAACCTAAGATATTCTAAAGACATGTTATATGGTATTATCAGACAGTACCTAAAGTTAAGACATGGTGGAAAAAATGTACCATCAAGAGGTTTTATAACTTTAACAGTGATGAATGAGATTAATGATTTAGAAGGAAGGCAAGATGGGCTGGAGGTGAATGCTGACTCACCATCCTTCCACACACTGGTTGGTCTTAGGACTCTTGCAGAAGCGACATTTTCTACATTGGGACAAAAACAAAGGGATAACCTTGTCtcctgaaacataaaaaaataataataatgttgccGTGTTAAATGAATTTTAGTCCCCCTGTCAAAAAGTTACAACAAATCAAATGTGAGATAAGTTTGTTTCCTTTGGGTGGGCTTCAACTGACCTGGCTGGAATTCAGTAACTCCCGGCCCGATGCTCTCCACAATCCCCGCTCCCTCATGGCCGAGAATTATTGGGAAGCCATCGTTACGCTTACACTCAGAAAGGTGGTGAAGGTCTGTATGGCACACCCCGGTTGCTACAATCTGAATCCAAAACAgtaaccatacacacacacttgaacatTTGGGTATTGTGCTTTTTCTGAAGGTCCATTAGTAGCTTTCGACTACAAGGGGCATAAAGACATACCATAATATGATGTAGGCTTATGAGTTTTTCTACCAGCAGACAGACCAACATGCCTATCCCACTAAACTCCTGAAGAAAATGTTGGCTCTTTGCCACATACGTTATCCATATCCTCTGTTTGTGTCCCTGACCATTTTAAAACTGCTGATATTCCATCACTCTTAAAAAATCTAGCCTTGAGCCAACAACTTCGACAACTATAACCCAGTTTCTAAATTATGATTTATTACTAAAGTCCTTGAAAAGACTGTGTCCCTACAACTACTGAAAGGTGAACTTTATAAAAAGTTTCAGTCAGGTTTCAAAGAGAACAACAGCACTGAGACTGCCCTTATTTGGGTAACAAATTAAATCGCAAAGACTTTAGTCAAAGATGAATGCTCTGTCCTCATAGTGTTAGATTTTTCCACAGCTATTGATGCCCGTTGACTACAGTATTCTGACAGATAGACCCCAGCACCGCCTCCTCATATTTTAGACAGCCTTGAAATGGTTTGACTCTTATTCTTACTGGAACAGAGGGGGATCTCTATCCATTGTTGAGTGTTTCACATccacatttttctcatttcatgtGCTCTGACTTGGTTACATAAATTGCAGGAATGACACTTCATTCCACCTCTATGCAGATGATACACACATGTATATcagtgaaaaatgacatttcttCTACCATTTCCACCTTAAGGGCATTGTTTAACAGATATAAAAGATCGGGTATTTGCAAACTAACTTTCTTCAACTGAACTTTGACAAAAACGTTTATATTATCAGCTCCGCTCTTATGCACGAGCAAATCCAGTCACCACTTGGTCTACTGtgcaaatatttttcttctgtcagaAACCAGCCTCATCTTTGAAAACCTTGATATTTTGGAGTTTTACAGATACTGTATCCATCATACATGTGTTAATTTCCTTAGCTGGTATAAATCAGAAACCACTTCACAT includes:
- the LOC121197160 gene encoding alcohol dehydrogenase 1-like, which gives rise to MATAGKVIKCKAAVAWEPNKPLVIEEIEVAPPQANEVRIKIVATGVCHTDLHHLSECKRNDGFPIVLGHEGAGIVESVGPGVTEFQPGDKVIPLGLPNCRKCRFCKSPKTNQCEEGWAAHGYDVMAAPDSRFTCKGKKVLQFVGTSTFSEYTVLNQIAVAKIDPAAPLDKVCLLGCAVCTGFGAAVNTAKVEPGSTCAVFGLGAVGLAAVMGCKFAGAKRIIVVDINPDKFEKAKVFGATDFVNPKDHNKPINQVLHEMTDGGVDFSLECVGNVEVMRSALESCVKGWGVSVIVGWTNLHDFAARPIQLITGRTWKGSMFGGFKSKDGVPEMVKAYLDKKVKLDEFITHNMTLDQVNDAFELMNRGKCIRTVINVSPQ
- the LOC121197159 gene encoding alcohol dehydrogenase 1-like codes for the protein MATAGKVIKCKAAVAWEPNKPLVIEEIEVAPPQANEVRIKIVATGVCHTDLHHLSECKRDDGFPIVLGHEGAGIVESVGPGVTEFQPGDKVIPLCLSQCRKCRFCKSPKTNQCVEGWAARGYDVLAAPDSRFTCKGKKVLQFVGTSTFSEYTVMNQMAVAKIDPAAPLDKVCLLGCGVCTGFGAAVNTAKVEPGSTCAVFGLGAVGLAAVMGCKFAGAKRIIVVDINPDKFEKAKVFGATDFVNPKDHNKPISQVLHEMTDGGVDFSLECVGNVEVMRSALESCVKGWGVSVIVGWTNSYDFAARPIQLMTGRTWKGSIFGGFKGKDGVPEMVKAYLDKKVKLDEFITHNMTLDQVNDAFELMNHGKCIRTVINVSPQ
- the LOC121197158 gene encoding alcohol dehydrogenase 1-like isoform X3, yielding MATAGKVIKCKAAVAWEPNKPLVIEEIEVAPPQANEVRIKIVATGVCHTDLHHLSECKRNDGFPIILGHEGAGIVESIGPGVTEFQPGDKVIPLFLSQCRKCRFCKSPKTNQCVEGWAARGYDVLAAPDSRFTCKGKKVLQFMGTSTFSEYTVMNQMAVAKIDPAAPLDKVFLLSCGVCTGFGAAVNTAKVEPGSTCAVFGLGAVGLAAVMGCKFAGAKRIIVVDINPDKFEKAKVFGATDFVNPKDHNKPINQVLHEMTDGGVDFSLECVGNVEVMRSALESCVKGWGVSVIVGWTNSHDFAARPIQLMTGRTWKGCQFGGFKGKDGVPEMVKAYLDKKVKLDEFITHNMTLDQVNDAIELMNRGKCIRTVINVSPQ